The Sphaerisporangium siamense genome includes the window GGCGCTCCCGCAGTACTCCGGGGGCCTCGGCATCCTCGCCGGCGACCACCTGAAGGCCGCCAGCGACCTCGGCGTGCCCATCCTCGGCGTCGGGCTCCTCTACCGGCACGGCTACTTCACCCAGTCCCTCTCGCCCGAGGGCTGGCAGCAGGAGCACTACCCGAGCCTCGACCCCGGCGGCCTGCCCCTGTCCCTCCTGAAGGAGGCCGACGGCACGCCCGCCCGCGTCGCCATCCCGCTGCCCGGGGACCGCACGCTGCACGCCCAGATCTGGGTCGCCCAGGTCGGCCGGGTCCCGCTGCTGCTCCTCGACTCCGACGTCGCCGAGAACGACACCGCCGCCCGCGACGTCACCGACCGGCTGTACGGCGGGGGCACCGACCACCGCCTCATGCAGGAGCTGCTGCTCGGCATCGGCGGCGTGCGGGCCCTGCGCGCCTACTGCAGGATCACCGGGCACCCCGAGCCGGAGGTCTTCCACACCAACGAGGGCCACGCGGGCTTCCTCGGCCTGGAGCGCATCCGCGAGCTCACCGAGCACAGGCTCTCCTTCGACGAGGCCCTGGAAGCGGTGCGCGCCGGCACGGTGTTCACCACCCACACGCCGGTCCCCGCGGGCATCGACCGCTTCCCCGTCGAGATGATCGAGCGGCAGTTCGGCGGCGCCAACGCCTGGCCGACGGTGCCCGTGGAGCGCATCCTCGCGCTCGGCGCCGAGCCGGGCACGCCCGAGTCCACCGGCGAGGGCGCCCTGTTCAACATGGCCGTCATGGGCATGCGGCTCGCCCAGCGGGTCAACGGCGTTTCCGAGCTGCACGGCGAGGTCAGCCGCGAGATGTTCCAGGGGCTGTGGCCGGGGTTCGACCTCGACGACATCCCGATCGGGTCGATCACCAACGGCGTGCACGCCCCCACGTGGGTGGCCCGCGAGGTCATGGAGCTGGCCGGCGAGGAGCTCCCGTCCCTGATCGAGAAGGCCCAGGGCTGGGAGGGCGTCCAGAAGCTCTCCGACGAGGACATCTGGGGCATCCGCGGCAGGCTGCGGGCCCGGCTGGTCGAGGGGGCCCGCGAGCGGCTGCGGTCCTCGTGGCGGGCGCGCGGCGCCTCCAGCGCCGAGCTCGGCTGGATCGACGAGGCCCTGTCGCCGGACGTGCTCACCATCGGCTTCGCCCGGCGCGTGCCGTCCTACAAGCGGCTCACGCTCATGCTCAAGGACGCCGACCGGCTCAAGCACCTGCTGCTCGACCCGGAGCGGCCCGTCCAGATCGTCATCGCGGGCAAGGCACACCCGGCCGACGAGGGCGGCAAGAAGCTGATCCAGCAGATCGTCAGGTTCGCCGACCGCGAGGACGTCCGGCACCGCATCGTCTTCCTGCCCGACTACGACATGAACCTCGGGCGGCTCATGGTGCAGGGCTGCGACGTGTGGATGAACAACCCGCTGCGCCCGCTGGAGGCCTGCGGCACCTCCGGCATGAAGGCCGCGCTCAACGGCGGGCTGAACCTGTCCATCAAGGACGGCTGGTGGGACGAGTGGTACGACGGTGACAACGGCTGGGCGGTCCCGACCGCCGACGGCGTCGAGGACGCCGACCGCCGTGACGAGCTGGAGGCGTCCGCGCTCTACGACCTGATCGAGCGCGAGGTCGCCGCCCGCTTCTACGACCGCTCCGGCGGCGGGTACCCGCGCCGCTGGCTGGAGATGGTCAAGCACACCTTCAGCTCCCTCGGCCCGAAGGTCCTGGCCGGGCGCATGCTCCGCGACTACGTGGTCGACCTGTACGCCCCCGCGGCCACGTCGGCCCGCGAGCTGTCCAAGGCCGACCACGTCCGGGCCCGCGAGTTCGCGGCGTGGAAGCTGCGCGTCAGCCGTGCCTGGCCGGGCGTCCGCGTCGAGCACGTCGAGACCTCGGGCATCGGGGACACCCCGCAGCTCGGCGCGGCCATGGAGGTCCGCGCCACCGTCGCGCTCGGCGAGCTGTCCCCCGACGACGTGTCGGTGCAGGCCGCGTACGGCAAGGTCGGCGGGCACGACGAGCTGATCAAGCCCTCGTACGTCACGCTGTCGGTCGACTCGGTGGGCGACGACGGCAAGGCCACCTACACGGGCGTCGTCCCGCTGGACCGCACGGGCGCCTTCGGCTACACCGTCCGCGTGGTGCCCGCCCACGTCCTGATGTCCTCCCCGGCCGAACCGGGCCTGATCACCGCCCCCGAGGAGCCCGTCGGCATGACCAATGGCACCCTCCGCTGAGCTCTGCCCGTTTCGTTCGAGCGAGAGGGCAAGGAAGCCGCACATCCACGACGCTCCCGGGGGACGGCCAAGGTCATCCCCCGGCGGCGTCGTCGATCGCCGCGCCCGTATCGTGGTGGTGCCGTGCCGCCGGGGCGCGGGGTCGTACCACCGAGGAGGGCGTCATGGGAGAGTTCGTACGCGTCGAGTCCACCGGCGGCGTCGCGACCATCCGGCTCGACCGGCCGAAGATGAACGCCATCAACATCCAGATGCAGGCAGAGCTCGGCGACGCCGCCCGCCAGGTCGACGCCGACCCCGGCGTCCGCGCCGTCGTCATCTACGGCGGGGAGCGGTCCTTCGCGGCGGGCGTGGACATCAAGGAGATGGCCCACATGGGATACGCAGAGATGTCCGCCCACTCCGGCGGCCTCCAGGCGTGCTTCACCGCCATCGCCAAGATCGGCAAGCCCGTCATCGCGGCGGTCACCGGATACGCCCTCGGTGGCGGCTGCGAGCTGGCCCTCTGCGCCGACTTCCGCGTCGCAGGGGAGGGCGCCAAGCTCGGCCAGCCCGAGATCGCCCTCGGCATCATCCCCGGCGCCGGCGGCACCCAGCGCCTGCCCCGCCTGATCGGCCCCGCCCGCGCCAAGGATCTGATCTTCACCGGCCGCCACGTCGACGCCGCCGAGTCCTTGGCCCTCGGCCTGGTCGACAAGGTCGTCCCCGACACCGACGTCTACACCGCGTCCCTCGCCCTGGCCGAACGCTTCGCCGACGCCCCGCCCCTGGCCTTGCGCGCCGCCAAGCAGGCCGTGGACCACGGCCTCGAAACCGACCTCGACACGGGCCTCGAAATAGAACGCCTCCACTTCTCCGCCCTCTTCGCGACGAAAGACGCCCACACCGGCTTGACCGCCTTCACCGAAAAAACAAAGCCCACCTTCACCGGCCACTGAATCGCCCACCGATCCGACCAGGGAACCCCTCCTCTCCGGTTCGGTCCGTTTCTGGTCAAGGAGAGCGCCGGTGAGATGGTCCCCGCGAACGACCAGACGCGTATGCCTAGCCCTGTGCTGCGGTCTCGTCTACATAGGGACAGTGGGAAACGCCGTCCTCGGTGACGACCAGCCCTGGTCCACAGCCCTGCTGAGAGGAATCGTCCCCACATCATTGGCCGCCGCACTGGCAATCGCCACCGAATGGAGGACCGGCCGCTGAACCTCGCGCGACACGCGCGCGAGGTTAACACCGTCATATGACCGCACCAGGGGCGTCCTCTCTTGGGGAGTGCGCGATCTCGAACGCGCGTGATCCCTTGATCTGTTGGATCAGTCCGTCTTCGCCAGACTCCCATGCGGACACGCTGCGTATCACGGGATTGACGGAAAGTCCTATACGCTGCTCGGCGCGTTTGCCCAGGAGACGGCCGCGATCACGTGCGAGCCGGCTGTGGCGAGACGGGGGCTCGGCCGGCTGCGGGGCGGATGGATGAGTGGTTCGGGTAGATCATGGTTTGGCGCTAGGGTTGCCGGTCATGGCGCGGTTTGGGGTGCGGGCTTTGGTGCCTTCCGGGGTGTGGCGCGCTGTGCTCCGGCGGTTTGACGGGCGGTATGTGACCAGGGCCGATCATCGGCAGGACGTCAAGGACGCCCTGTGGGAGGTGCAGGCGCTCAAGCGGGAGTTGGCCGAGGTGCGCCGGGAGGTCGGGCAGCTGCGGAAGCGCGTGGAGAGCGCGGCGGCGGCGCCGGTCAAGGCCACTGATCCCGCGCTCGGGGCCAAGGTCGCGGAGACCCATCGCCTCGCGAGCGAGACCGCCTCGGCCGTCGATCATCTGCTTCAGGCCGATGTGCTGCTCTGGCAGGCCGTCGAGGAGATCCGTGAGGGTGACCGGCCGGCCGCGGATGGACCCGCGCCGCGCGGGGACGCGTGAGGACGGCGTCATGACGGTCTCGCGGGTTGCCGGGGTGGCGTCATGAGGGTTGCCTGGGTTGCTGAAGGTGGGGAGTGGCGGCTGCGCTTGCGGCTGGGGGGTGGGGAAGGGCTCGTCGGGAACGTCACCGATGGGCAGGAGGTCGAGTTGGCGACCGACTCCTGCCGGGTTCGGACGCCGTTCCCGGCCGATCCTGATTCTGTGCATCCTGATCTGCTCGCGCTCGCGGCGTGGACGGTCGTCGCGCCCTGGGCTCGGGGGAGGATCGAGTTCGATCGGCCTGTGTCCCAGGGGTTCGCCGAGGCTTTGTACGGCGGGTGGGGGATCGAGGCCGGGCCGGTCGGCGCGCCCGGGGTCCGGCAGGGGAGTCGGCTGGCGATTTCCTACAGTGGTGGGGCGGACTCGGTGGCGGTGGCGGCGTTGCTGCCGGAGGCGCCGCTCGTTCACTTCCGCCGGGTGACCCATCCCAGGATTCCGAACCGCTGGACGCATTACCGGTCCGATGTGCTGGCCGAGCTGGCGGTCAAGACGGGGCGGGACGTCACCGTCGTCGAGTCGGATCTGGAGTTCCTGCTCAGGAGTCCTCGTCCCGGATATCCCGAGCACCACGCGGTGACGGTCGGCGCGCTGCTGTTGGCCGACGCGATGGATCTCGGGGGGATCGCGCTCGGGTACGAGATCGGGTCCCGGTGGCTCGGTGGGGGCAGGTACGTGCACCGGTACACGCCCGACAACCCGATGTGGTCCGGGCGCGGCCCCTGGGGACGCTTGTTCGCCGCCGCGGGGCTGCCGATCGTGCTGCCCGTGGCGGGGATCAGCGAGGCGATGACGATGCGGATCGCGCTCGGCTCGGAGCTCAAAGATCAGGTTCGCTGGTGTCTGCGCGGGGACCTCGACGGGCCGTGCGGGCGGTGCGGGAAGTGCCTGTACAAGGAGCTGATCCAGGCGGCGATCGAGCGGCGGCCGATGCGGACCGCGATCACCGCCGACCGTCCGGTGGCGCGCAAGTGGCAGCAGCCCCCGCCGTACGGCGGCCAGGAGATGATCGAGTACGGCTGCGCGCACGTCCCCGGGATCGAGAGCACGCCGTTCGCCAGGGCGGCCGGGTACCTTCAGGCGACGCGGGAGTCCACGGAATGGCTGGAGCGGTGCTACCCTCCGGCCGTCGAGGAGGTGCCCGAGCCGTGGCGGAAGACCATCGGCGCCATCATGGTCAACAAGTTCGGCTTTATGGGCGCTGAAGACATCAGAAGGGTGGAAAACTGGGGACGGCGATGAAGGTTTACGTGTCGGTCGATATGGAGGGCGTGACCGGGCTCACCGACCCGGAGGAGATGCACGCCGGTGGCCGCGGCTACGAGCGCGGCTGCGAGCTCATGACCGCCGACGCCAACGCCGTCATCGCCGGGGCCTGCGAGGCGGGCGCGACGTCGGTGGTCGTCAACGACGCCCACGGCTCGACCAAG containing:
- the glgP gene encoding alpha-glucan family phosphorylase — translated: MRAIRRFTVRTVLPAELAALGELVHNLRWSWHPETLDLFAEVDPATWERVGHDPVALLGAVEADRLAELARDRRFLRRLADAADDLREYMTAPRWYQTLPDAPAAIGYFSPEYGIAAALPQYSGGLGILAGDHLKAASDLGVPILGVGLLYRHGYFTQSLSPEGWQQEHYPSLDPGGLPLSLLKEADGTPARVAIPLPGDRTLHAQIWVAQVGRVPLLLLDSDVAENDTAARDVTDRLYGGGTDHRLMQELLLGIGGVRALRAYCRITGHPEPEVFHTNEGHAGFLGLERIRELTEHRLSFDEALEAVRAGTVFTTHTPVPAGIDRFPVEMIERQFGGANAWPTVPVERILALGAEPGTPESTGEGALFNMAVMGMRLAQRVNGVSELHGEVSREMFQGLWPGFDLDDIPIGSITNGVHAPTWVAREVMELAGEELPSLIEKAQGWEGVQKLSDEDIWGIRGRLRARLVEGARERLRSSWRARGASSAELGWIDEALSPDVLTIGFARRVPSYKRLTLMLKDADRLKHLLLDPERPVQIVIAGKAHPADEGGKKLIQQIVRFADREDVRHRIVFLPDYDMNLGRLMVQGCDVWMNNPLRPLEACGTSGMKAALNGGLNLSIKDGWWDEWYDGDNGWAVPTADGVEDADRRDELEASALYDLIEREVAARFYDRSGGGYPRRWLEMVKHTFSSLGPKVLAGRMLRDYVVDLYAPAATSARELSKADHVRAREFAAWKLRVSRAWPGVRVEHVETSGIGDTPQLGAAMEVRATVALGELSPDDVSVQAAYGKVGGHDELIKPSYVTLSVDSVGDDGKATYTGVVPLDRTGAFGYTVRVVPAHVLMSSPAEPGLITAPEEPVGMTNGTLR
- a CDS encoding enoyl-CoA hydratase/isomerase family protein produces the protein MGEFVRVESTGGVATIRLDRPKMNAINIQMQAELGDAARQVDADPGVRAVVIYGGERSFAAGVDIKEMAHMGYAEMSAHSGGLQACFTAIAKIGKPVIAAVTGYALGGGCELALCADFRVAGEGAKLGQPEIALGIIPGAGGTQRLPRLIGPARAKDLIFTGRHVDAAESLALGLVDKVVPDTDVYTASLALAERFADAPPLALRAAKQAVDHGLETDLDTGLEIERLHFSALFATKDAHTGLTAFTEKTKPTFTGH
- a CDS encoding DUF6395 domain-containing protein gives rise to the protein MHPDLLALAAWTVVAPWARGRIEFDRPVSQGFAEALYGGWGIEAGPVGAPGVRQGSRLAISYSGGADSVAVAALLPEAPLVHFRRVTHPRIPNRWTHYRSDVLAELAVKTGRDVTVVESDLEFLLRSPRPGYPEHHAVTVGALLLADAMDLGGIALGYEIGSRWLGGGRYVHRYTPDNPMWSGRGPWGRLFAAAGLPIVLPVAGISEAMTMRIALGSELKDQVRWCLRGDLDGPCGRCGKCLYKELIQAAIERRPMRTAITADRPVARKWQQPPPYGGQEMIEYGCAHVPGIESTPFARAAGYLQATRESTEWLERCYPPAVEEVPEPWRKTIGAIMVNKFGFMGAEDIRRVENWGRR